From one Takifugu rubripes chromosome 14, fTakRub1.2, whole genome shotgun sequence genomic stretch:
- the LOC115252442 gene encoding uncharacterized protein produces MRRFGRECTSEHHPLFSLFCQLLSAAFSVVDQEDLKRLRDAYEFCGIRPANPTKRHIREHCRTKIPQPAELLERVERVLQHFHLATDPNDVPLFKPSMLKTWRVQRVHILRGCLSDPELSEGIMYRDGGTLQLNHVAGEGAKVPVWIPVRGTSQQEGYHFHQAQWVTGTQVSPELFQAQAMTGVVRWNFQRLVDMKKPGAVLPAVFDPALMWELNSASMAVTGQDKYPAFRLSDRDTGERFGLESREPGCRPVPLDWDKHKMQKRDPPSALVPPPAPDDAPGATPSSSWATATAVPSLPPCATCQLPSLCCWTCKGDSSRG; encoded by the coding sequence ATGAGGCGCTTTGGACGAGAGTGCACCTCTGAGCACCATCCTCTGTTCAGCCTTTTCTGCCAGCTCCTTTCTGCCGCCTTCTCTGTGGTGGATCAGGAAGACCTGAAGAGGCTCCGTGATGCCTACGAGTTCTGCGGAATCCGTCCAGCCAACCCCACCAAACGGCACATCCGAGAGCACTGCAGAACTAAAATTCCACAACCCGCCGAGCTGCtggagagagtggagagagttctgcagcactttcaccTGGCCACGGACCCTAACGATGTCCCACTCTTCAAGCCATCCATGCTGAAGACGTGGCGCGTTCAGAGGGTTCACATCCTCCGTGGTTGCCTCAGTGACCCAGAACTGTCTGAGGGGATAATGTACAGGGACGGAGGGACCCTTCAGCTAAACCACGTAGCGGGCGAAGGTGCCAAAGTCCCCGTCTGGATCCCTGTCCGTGGtacatctcagcaggagggctACCATTTCCACCAGGCCCAGTGGGTCACGGGTACGCAGGTCTCCCCTGAACTGTTCCAGGCCCAGGCCATGACCGGCGTTGTGCGGTGGAACTTTCAGCGACTGGTAGACATGAAGAAGCCCGGCGccgtcctccctgctgtctttgaccctgccttaatgtgggagttgaactcTGCTTCCATGGCAGTGACGGGACAAGACAAGTACCCTGCGTTTCGCCTctctgacagagacactggagaaaggtttgggctggagtccagagaaccggGCTGCCGTCCGGTCCCTCTGgactgggacaaacacaaaatgcagaaGAGGGATCCGCCTTCGGCTCTTGTGCCCCCTCCCGCTCCAGACGATGCTCCTGGCGcaacaccttcctccagctgggcaaCAGCGACTGCTGTGCCGTCGCTTCCCCCCTGCGCCACCTGtcagcttccatctctctgctgctggacgtgTAAAGGAGATTCCAGCAGAGGATGA